One genomic region from Patagioenas fasciata isolate bPatFas1 chromosome 24, bPatFas1.hap1, whole genome shotgun sequence encodes:
- the LOC136111486 gene encoding coiled-coil domain-containing protein 81-like, with protein MARQLFLQPHLSPTIEKLERYEFAKIWASTSYHLSLQLALHQAVRIPGIGTFAVVTKRVALSEQDLVIVERPVFQPEKAVAQDRELP; from the exons atggcaagacagctcttcttgcagcctcacctgagcccaactattgagaagctggagcgttatg agttcgctaagatttgggccagcacatcgtatcacctcagcctgcagctggctctccaccag gctgtccgcattcccggaatcgggacttttgcggttgtcacgaagcgagtagccctcagcgagcaggatctggtgatcgtggagagacccgtgtttcaacctgaaaaggctgttgcgcaggaccgtgagctcc cgtga